DNA sequence from the Oryza brachyantha chromosome 5, ObraRS2, whole genome shotgun sequence genome:
agagagagggagatggaCTGGTTGCGGGACGCCGACACGAGGAGGGAAAGAGGACtgcaattttgacattttggcccttttgaaaaacttattttataaatagacctgtaaaaaaacttattgcacaAATAGACCTTTTTGACCGCGCCAACGTCATTGGCACCGTCGTTTTATaggacggcgccaatgacATTGGCGCTGTCCTCCTGCCACACAAACTCAACAAAATCATTTGGAGGACAGCGTCAATATCATTGGTGTCGTCCTATACAACGACGCCGCCAATGACGTTGGCACGGTCAAAAAGGTCTATTtgtgcaataagttttttcacgggtctatttataaaataaattttttaaaagggccaaaatgtcaaaattccacgaaaagaggaggaggagggaaccAGGccgggagagagaaagggaaaaTTGGGTTGCGGCCTAATTTCAAAGAgaggagggaaaagaaaaaggaagcctcaatttgccaaattttaaattgattttctgagtaaaattttatcctctacaattcaaatttaaatcttgttaataaCTTCCATGTTTCcgagatattttagaatatttcgAGGAGcttagatttaattaaattaattctataggggatttttcctaagttatttaagccaattattatcaGATAATTTCTTTATTGATTTAGACTTAGGATACAACCTCGGGGTGTATACATGGCCATCTGGGCCGCCCGGCACGACATGGCACGGGCACGAATAGGCATGGTCCGTTAAGACATGAGCACGATAGGCACGATTGGCTAgtcgtgccgtgccgtgccacGTGTCATGCTTTGCAATAAGCCCAGGCACGGCACGGAGATGTTTTATACGTGTCGTGTCGGCCCGAACTATAGACACAAACCtcaaaatacataaataacagGTAGTCAatagttcaaaaataaaataaatcacttGTTGACAATGAAAAGCACTCAATGACCCAATCCAAACATCCATTATCAACTAGacaaccaaaaatatataacttctcaaattcaaaaatttaggcATTGAAATCACACATATAAAGCTATAAGAAACAAATAGGCATACGAAACAGGCCATATCGGGCCATCCCGTTAACGGGCCGTGCTCGTGCTAGCCCAACGTGCCGGGGTTATGGCCCAAGTACGGCCCATGGTCACAGGCTGGGTCGGCACGGGCACGCGATTGTTCGTGCCGGGTTGTGTTTGGGCCATGCTTTATCGGGCCGTACCTGTGCCCTCATTAAAGCCCGGCCCAGATGGCCATCTATATCAGGGTGTGACATGTAACATAAAAcctcatataaatttaattaatggtTGTACTGAAGGAGCGGCAATGGACTAAGTATATGGGTTTTTTCATAGTCCTATTCatgcttaaaattatttagctCCAAACTTCATAAAATTATAGCTTGAACTCATTTTAAACGCAAccgataaattttatatggacAAAAAGTTCGGAACTAAACACGTACATTCCCACTATTAGAACAAGTTCaacagtatagccaactactagctctaattcatctatagccaatctaatagtccatgcatacaatagttagctacaaaacatcaatacatggccccacatgtcatacatatattttgtcttagagcccgtatgtagctggctacaaattcgTAGACCACCTCtactctctcccctcttattttttttaaaatatgtttatagcctGGTGGTATTGTACCTGGTCTTATAACCGCCCGTGACCctatacgtatatataaagGCTTGATCACCACCTTGCCTCTTCACCCACTGCCATCTTCTTCTCTTCCGTCGTCGATCGCCATGAGCGTCTTCCTCGAGCCATTCGCCATCCCCCTCTTCGAAGACTCCACCGTCGTCGACGATTTTGACTGTTCGTCCGTGTTCGCCGCCGGATTCTCCCccatggacggcggcgaccctttcgccgaccaccaccaccaccaaacaTTAATGTCATCAGCCGTCATGTCAACTCAGGTGGTGCCTGACCAGCCGCCCGCGGAGGTTGGGAAGCGGAGGTTCGATGCCGATGATGAAGCTGCTGGCGTGTCCCGGTCgtcgaagaggaggaggaggagggcacgGTCGAGTACTTCGTGCTCGCCGTCcgacagtggcggcggcgaggggagcgaggcggaggcaggggaaaggggaggtggcagGAGCGTGTGGGTTAGGGAGCGGAGCACGGAGTGGTGGGACCGCATGAGCGACCCGGCGTGCCCGGAGGCGGACTTCCGGCGAGCCTTCCGCATGCCGCGCGCGGTGTTCGACAAGCTCTGCGGCGACctgggcgccgccgtcgccaaggAGGACACCACgctgcgcgccgccgtccccgtgCCGCAGCGCGTCGCCGTCTGCGTCTGGCGCCTCGCCACCGGCGAGCCCCTCCGCGAGGTGTCCCGCCACTTCGGCCTCGGCATCTCCACCTGCCACAACATCGTCCTCCAGGTCTGCGCCGCCCTCACCGCCGTCCTCCTCAGCAGGGTCGTCCGGTGGCCGgactcccccgccgccgccgcgtccaggTTCCAGGCCTTGTCTGGTATCCCCGGCGTGGTCGGCGCCGTGCACACGGAGCACATACCCATCGTCGCGCCAAGAGAGAACGCCGGCGAGTACTTCGACCGCCGCCTCACGGACCGGAACCAGAAGGCGACCTACTCCGTCGCCGTACAGGCCGTCGTGGACGCCGACGGCGCGTTCACCGACGTCTGCATCGGCCACCCGGGCTCCCTCTCCGACGCAGCAGTGCTGGAGAAGTCGGCGCTGCACGCGCAGTGCGAGGCCGGGCTGCTGCTCGGTGACGACGGCCACGGGCAGCCGCTGtggctcgtcggcggcgcgagctaCCCGCTGACGAGCTGGATGCTGGTGCCATGCACGCACCCCAACCTGACGTGGGCGCACGACAACCTCAACGAGCGGGTGgcatgcgcgcgcgcgccggcgctgcGTGCGTTCCGGCGGCTCAGGGCACGGTGGCGCTGCCTGCAGCGGCGCGCCAAGGTGAAGCTGTCGGAGCTCCCCAACATGCTGGGAGCTTGCTGCGTTCTGCACAACCTCTGCGAGCGCAGCGGCGAGGAGCtcgacgccgacgtcgacCTGCTCCCGCATGACAAACTCGTCGACGACGGAGTGATCACCGGCAATGCAGGGTGCTCCTCCGCCCAACAGACTGATCGGGACAGGATGGCACACGTCGTCCTCCACGCCGGCAACGCTTAgagtttaattatatatttatagttgaaatttaaatttagaataattGTGGCTGGTTAcgggttgaaaatttaaattttgggtatGTATTTTTTCTGTCCAATAAATTAAGCTACTTGTGGCAATGAACTAGTTTGTTTTTAGGTATCACTCGGGTTAAATTATTCTGGATAATAAATTGATATTTCGGAACGTCGTAGCTTCTTCTTTGCTctgtataatttaatcaaatttcaTGGTGCAAAAAGATATTAGAGGATTATCGATCTGAATACAatgtatgtatttttcttttatcatgGTGGGTGTAACTCGAATAATTATCATCAGAAGAAACAAAAGTTTCATTTAGATCTTCTTCAATATAATAGATGGTTTTAGCTTACTAGGATCTCGCAGTAGTAGGGCAGGTTCGTTTTGGAGGAACTAAATTGTTTCATGTAAAATCATTCTTGTATTCCGAAGGAGCCAGTGTAACAAGTTTTAAAAGCGGCTACATTGTTTTTTACGTCAAAAAGAGAACTATCACATACAACAAATTCAGAATTCTTTAATTTGACGGGGCACTGGAATGTATATAGTATAATGCTATTGCTCTAATTAACATTTCTGATAAATTGTTGAAGATATAATCATGATAACAGACATAATTGAAGCTTGTTTAGCATTGACAgacatgtgtgtgtgtgtgtaaagTGAGCCTAAATAGGATCGGTACATATTATAACTATTGGGTTTTCTTCAGGAATAATTATAGTTAGTGGATTCTAAATcgtatatatagaaataaagaatttgatcatttaacaagattaatttaaaacttgttTAGCATTGACCTTTATGTGTTTTCGAGGAAAACCCTAATAGATCCCTAACATGAGATCAGCTCCAGCGATCAACATGTATAATCTTAATCGTCAGTCATTGTGTGCCTCTAGTCTATATTCTATACAGATGCTCTAATATAATCTTAAGGCATCCAATTAACATCTTTAGAACACAAAACTTGCTCATAAATTGGAGCTTCAACTCTccaatatatagttatatatgcatgcatggttgcaTGTTAGTCACGACCCTTCTTATTTCATTCTCATGTACTGTTCACATccctgcatgcatgtgttaaCCATATGCGACTGCGGTAAAACAGTAATCTTAATTGGCCGTGAGCTGCTGTGAATCTTGCTATATTTtgttagattaattagcaaatgAGCCGTAATGGGCAGAGTGATTACGTCGGATCATCAAGAAattagcaaaagaaaaaaaatacatgtgcCTACCTTAGTTTACTAGAATAGCTTCGCAAAGTTTTCtatagagggagtacagtTCAAACCCCTGTATAATTAAGTCTAATCTAATAAATAGTTCACGTGCCAATAACAATAGACCATGTATAAGGCCAGTCACAATGGAGGTATTATGAAAGTTTCAACCTCATTAAATAACATGtcacataaacaaaaaatagtgatGTGGCATAGAATTTATGATAAAAGACATAAATTGAGTTTCATGGGGATGACAATTGGTGTACACAGTTATAAAGACTGAAACTGGAATAGAACCTCTAGTGGGAGTAATTTGTTTCCTCTCTGTATAAATTTTGCGGAATCGTTTTCACTTCTTATGGAGGCCGCTGTACTTGTTGATATATACCCCAATGTGGCCTTACAAATAGGAGGTCAAATTACAGGAGATAAATATGAGATAGGTTACAATACGCACATGCGATAATAACAAATCGAACCGGACTCTATCTATGAATCCAATACACGTCACGCactatatacatgtatatctcAATTCTAACACCCCACTCAATCATAACTTTCTTAAGTTAAGATTGTTTCTGAAATTTCTAAATAGTTGAACTGGAAATACTTTGGTTAAGCCATCAACAACCTGATCTCCCAAAGATATAAACATGATTTCCAATTGCTTTCTAGCAACTCGTTCTCTAACAAAATGATAGTATACTTctatatgtttggttcttgcATGAAATATTGGATTGACTGACAAGTATGTAGCTCCTAGATTATCACACCATAGACACGCCTTTGAAGGCACACTAATTCTGCAGTTGCATTGGCTacaactttatatttttcttctgtcCGGGATCTTGATATTGTTgcttgctttcttttcttttgtacgGGATCTTGACATTGTTGCTTGCTTTCTAGCATTCCAGGAGACTAAATTGTTTCCTAGAAATACAACAAAACCACAGGTTGATCTTCTATCATCTACAGACCCTGCCCAATCTGTATCTGAAAAGGCACTAACAAGTATAGAGGGAgaatgactaatttttagtccaaACTCACCGGATGACTTTATAAGCTCACAATTTATCTAAAGTAGCTAGAGGAGTACTAACAAATTTGCAACCTAACACCCCTGCTCTTTTCAATAAACATGTAGCATATTTCTCTTGTTTTAATATAATACCATTAGGCACAGTACCAACTTCTATACCAAGGAAGTAATGAAGATCACCCAAATCTTTGAGTGCAAACTCTAGTCTTAGATCTTGCAACAAAGCCATCAGATGTCTTTTGATTTGAACTTGTCACACTTATGTCATCTGCATAAATGAGCACAAACATAACAATACTTcctttattataaaagaacAGAGATGTATCAACCTTTGATGATGTAAAACCAAGTTGACATTATTTTGTACTCAACCTTGAATACCATGCTCGTGGTGCTTGTTTCAAACCATAAAGTGTCTTGTCTAGCTTGCAAATATAATGGGGCTTACTCTTGTCTTCATATCCAGGAGGTTGTCTCATGTAGATGTCTTCTTCAAGATATCCACGAAGGAAAGCATTCTGCACATCAAGTTGTCATAGACACCAACCCCTGGATATAGCAACAGACAAATGGTCCTAATAGTAGTTGCCTTTACTACAGGACTAAAGGTATCTTCGTAATTAATTCCATACATTTGCTTAAAACCCTTTGCAACTAACTAAGCTTTATACCTATCAAGACTTCCATCATActtccttttaattttatagaccCATTTACAGTCATTCACATTTGTTCCATGACTTGGTGGCACTAGGTTCCAAGACTTATTATCTAGCAATGCTGTAAACTCAGCATCCATAGCAGTTTTccaatttttattagatagGGCTTTAGTTAAATTTCAAGGTTCTCCATTAGCAGCTAGCAGACATAATAccatatgtataaactttttgttttcttatacCTCTTTGTAACCGAGCAACAGGTTGATCGGTTTGATCGGATGGCAGCGTAGAAGATTCGGCTTGACCTAACATCTGCGATGATGACAAGTGTGAATGCTCCCCCTGTGACGTGGATGTGGCGCCATGCGATTGCTCCCCATGCGACACAACACCAGGTGAGTAGGGAAGATTCCTGTCAGATGCAATTATACTGAAGTCTACACCATCAAAGTCAGTGTCACAGGCAATGGCTTCAACAGCTTCGGGATTGGCGTTCGGCTAGGTTTCCGTGTGGGATGCCCCTAGATTTTCTGCACCGTCTAGATCTCCTGTGGCATCTGGATTTTCTTTAGGATTTTCAGCAACATTGTGCACCCATTCATATTGTATTGTATCATACTCAAAGATTTCATTAGATTGGTTAGCAACATTAATCACATGATCATTCACATATTCATCCCCGGTACTAGTATGTAGATGAGAAGGCAAGAGGAGCATCTTTACTTTGAGTCTAGCACTAGCATTTCAATGAAGCTTAGAAAAGGAAAGGTGTTCTCATCAAACACAACATCTCAAGAGATGTATATTCTGTCAGTTGAGACATCCAAACACTTAAAGCCTTTGTGAAGATTGCTATACCCAAGAAAGTCACACTACTTGGAACGTAACTCAAGTTTCTAGGTGTTGTAAGGTTGAATATTGGGCCAACATGCACATCCAAACATTCGCAAAGACGAGTAGTTTGGTTTTTGATCAAGGAGATGCTCTAGTGGTGTGGCATATTGGATGACCTTACTCTGTATTATATTGATAAGATAAGTAGCTACTAAGAAGGCTTCATCCCAAAATTTCAAAGGAATCTAAGCATCAGCTAAAAGTGAGAGACCAACCTCTACAATATGTCTATGCTTGTGTTCAATGGAACCATTTTGCTGGTGAGCATAGGGATAGGAAACATGATGGACAATACCAATTTTGGCAAAGGAGTGTAATTTCTCATACTAACCTCCTAAGTCAGAATGAACTACAATGATCT
Encoded proteins:
- the LOC102712635 gene encoding protein ANTAGONIST OF LIKE HETEROCHROMATIN PROTEIN 1-like; this encodes MSDPACPEADFRRAFRMPRAVFDKLCGDLGAAVAKEDTTLRAAVPVPQRVAVCVWRLATGEPLREVSRHFGLGISTCHNIVLQVCAALTAVLLSRVVRWPDSPAAAASRFQALSGIPGVVGAVHTEHIPIVAPRENAGEYFDRRLTDRNQKATYSVAVQAVVDADGAFTDVCIGHPGSLSDAAVLEKSALHAQCEAGLLLGDDGHGQPLWLVGGASYPLTSWMLVPCTHPNLTWAHDNLNERVACARAPALRAFRRLRARWRCLQRRAKVKLSELPNMLGACCVLHNLCERSGEELDADVDLLPHDKLVDDGVITGNAGCSSAQQTDRDRMAHVVLHAGNA